From Pleurocapsa sp. PCC 7319:
GCGGGGCTAGATGTACTCAGAATTATTAACGAGCCTACCGCAGCCGCTTTAGCCTACGGATTAGATCAGCGTCGTCCTCAAACCATTATGGTATTTGACCTAGGTGGAGGAACATTTGACGTTTCTATACTTGATATTGGCGATGGCGTATTTGAAGTTAGAGCTACTAGTGGGGATACTCAACTAGGAGGGAATGACTTTGATCGCCGGATTGTAGATTGGTTAGCTGAAGAATTCCTTAAACAAGAAGGGGTAGATCTGAGAAAGAGCGATCGCCAGGCATTACAAAGACTTACTGAAGCAGCAGAAAAAGCCAAAATTGAGCTATCAAAATTATCTGTAACCGAAATCAATTTACCCTTTATCACTGCCACGGAAGATGGACCTAAGCACATTGAAATCAAGCTCACTCGCGCCAAATTTGAAGAACTCTGTGGCGATTTAGTTAGTCGTCTTCGTCGTCCCCTCAAACGTGCTATTTCTGATGCTGGCATTGGTCCACTAGATATCGATGAAGTTGTCCTTGTCGGTGGTTCAACTCGCATACCGATGGTACAGGATCTAGTCCGTAGTTATATCGACCTGGAACCCAATCAGAACGTCAACCCTGACGAAGTAGTAGCCATAGGTGCGGCAATTCAATCGGGGATTATGACTAATGAAGTTAAAGATATTCTGCTACTAGACGTTACTCCCCTATCTCTGGGTTTAGAAACCATCGGTGGTGTAATGAAAAAGCTACTCCCTCGTAACACCACTATTCCTGTGCGCCGTTCCGATATTTTTTCAACCGGTGAGAATAATCAAACAGTAGTGGAAATCCACGCTCTCCAGGGAGAACGGGAAATGGCAAGTGGCAATAAATCCTTAGGTAGATTCAAACTTACTGGTATCCCCCCCGCACCGAGAGGGGTTCCTCAAGTTCAAGTATCTTTTGATATTGATGCCAATGGCATTTTGCAAGTCACTGCCAGGGATAAGACCACAGGTAGAGAACAGGGGATTACGGTTTCTGGTGCTTCTACCCTTAGTGATTCGGAAATTAACCGGATGATTCAAGAAGCAGACAAATTCGCTGAGGAAGATCGTGCTAGAAGAGAGAGGGTAGAAAAACGTAACCGTGCTAAAGCCTTGACTGACCAAGCTCAGCGTAAACTTAAAGAAGTAACTTTGGATTTTGGCAGTCAGTTTGCTAACTATTATCGTCGTCGCATTGATGTATTGTGCGAAGAAATTCTCAAAAGCTTAGAACAAGATGATGAACGCAGTTTAGATCGAGCCGAAGCTGACTTACAAGACACTCTTTATGAACTAAACCGCGAAGTTAGGCTGCAATACGAAGATGAAGAAGACGATGACTTCTTAGGGGCAATTCGTAAAACCTTCTTAGGAGATGACGACAAGTACGATGAGGATTATTCTTACGATCCTCGTCAGACTGACTACTATAGTGGTCGTGATAATTATAGCTATCCCCCTGGTCGTAGTGCTACTCGCTCCACTACGGGGTACGATAACTATAGTGGAAATTATCGCAATGAGCCTCGTCGTCCTGTTTATAACGATGATTGGAATGATGGCTATGACAGTCCATCTCGTCGTCCTGCGGCGGGTTATGATGACTACGGTGATAGAAACAGAGGTTATGCTAATCAACCTCGTAGACCTGGCTATGATGACCCTTACGCTAATCCTGCTGCTTATGAAACTAGAAGAGAAAGCCCCAGAAATCGTGGCAATAGTCGTGACAATTTTCCTCCTCAAGACCGTTACAATGGTCGCAACACTTCACGCAATATTCCCTATGAAAACGATTGGGATGATGACGATGATGAATGGTTCTAAATCGATAGCTTATGCTGATTGAGCATTCAAACTAATAACCAAATCACTAATCAACAACTGAGATATGCAGAACGTGCGTAACTATTATGAAATACTGGGTGTTGCCAAAAATGCCCCAAGTAATGAAATTAAGAGAGCTTATCGCACATTAGCCATTAAATATCATCCCGATCGCAATCTGGGAAATAAAGCTGCGGAAGAAAAATTCAAGGATATTAACGAAGCCTACGAAGTCTTATCGGATCAAACTAGGCGAGTTCAGTACGATCAATCTATCAGTCGTAAAAACTTTATTAATAAGGCTGGTTCTTTTAGTAATTTTGGACGTAACAATAATCGTTCCGGGACAAGAAATGGAACCGCTGAACGTTCCCGAGTCAGAGTAGATACTCAAGATTATCGCCCTGGTACAACTAAACGAGAGAGAGTAGTAAGTTCGCCACGAGCTAAGCGTAGGGACATTGAAGCCAAATTAACCTTGGGTTTGGATGAAGCCTACAAAGGGGGGAAAAGGAAAATCCGTTTAGAAGATGGCAGATCTTTGGAAGTTGATATGCCAGCAGAAATG
This genomic window contains:
- the dnaK gene encoding molecular chaperone DnaK, which produces MGKVVGIDLGTTNSVVAVMEGGKPIVIANSEGMRTTPSVVGFNKDGELVVGQLARRQSVLNPENTFYGVKRFMGRLYTELQPESKRVPYTIKRDELGNIKIRCPKLKKEFAPEEVSAMILRKLAEEAERYLGEAITGAVITVPAYFNDSQRQATRDAGRIAGLDVLRIINEPTAAALAYGLDQRRPQTIMVFDLGGGTFDVSILDIGDGVFEVRATSGDTQLGGNDFDRRIVDWLAEEFLKQEGVDLRKSDRQALQRLTEAAEKAKIELSKLSVTEINLPFITATEDGPKHIEIKLTRAKFEELCGDLVSRLRRPLKRAISDAGIGPLDIDEVVLVGGSTRIPMVQDLVRSYIDLEPNQNVNPDEVVAIGAAIQSGIMTNEVKDILLLDVTPLSLGLETIGGVMKKLLPRNTTIPVRRSDIFSTGENNQTVVEIHALQGEREMASGNKSLGRFKLTGIPPAPRGVPQVQVSFDIDANGILQVTARDKTTGREQGITVSGASTLSDSEINRMIQEADKFAEEDRARRERVEKRNRAKALTDQAQRKLKEVTLDFGSQFANYYRRRIDVLCEEILKSLEQDDERSLDRAEADLQDTLYELNREVRLQYEDEEDDDFLGAIRKTFLGDDDKYDEDYSYDPRQTDYYSGRDNYSYPPGRSATRSTTGYDNYSGNYRNEPRRPVYNDDWNDGYDSPSRRPAAGYDDYGDRNRGYANQPRRPGYDDPYANPAAYETRRESPRNRGNSRDNFPPQDRYNGRNTSRNIPYENDWDDDDDEWF
- a CDS encoding DnaJ C-terminal domain-containing protein; the encoded protein is MQNVRNYYEILGVAKNAPSNEIKRAYRTLAIKYHPDRNLGNKAAEEKFKDINEAYEVLSDQTRRVQYDQSISRKNFINKAGSFSNFGRNNNRSGTRNGTAERSRVRVDTQDYRPGTTKRERVVSSPRAKRRDIEAKLTLGLDEAYKGGKRKIRLEDGRSLEVDMPAEMINGQRIRLKGQGIEGGDLYLKITVARHSFFDIQGGNIYCQIPVTPTEAILGSAIEVPTIDGLVKVSVPNGVRSGQRLRLANKGYFDKSGARGDQLVEIQIFTPKEITPEEKELYEKLRELEQFNPRQNIIRNL